TTATATCATGAACGCCTGAACGCAACATTTATAATGCTatataagttttttttcctttttttctacTAAGGCATAAAAATACAATATGTTTGCAAATATATTTAAGAAACAAAGTTAACGTACTTGCTAATTTGAAAAACAATGCTACAGTCATTCTCCGTTGAAACTGCGATACTAAGTTCAACCACTAGCTGCCCATCCAATCTAAaatctgctgtcaaaattaagTGATTAATATTTGGTTTGAAACTTTagttttttttcaattttgttGTGATACTTTAAATGCACATTACAAAGTGTGATTATCTTATTGGCTTGTGTCATTTcagattaatttaatttcacaaaATCTTTATCAAATTGTCTTAAGTTTTTATCCTTTGCATTTTTTCAGGTCCTTACTGAAGGGTGTGTTCCTGCCAAGGTGCTTTACTCACAATAGGTAAGATCTGTAACATCTACTAATGTAAATACTGTTTCTTGCAtgaccattttatttttttagttccAAGTAGCTTGTTTCTGTTTGTATCCTGTTTACTTTTAATTATCAGTAGCAATTGATAAATTAGTTTTTAACAGattatataaatgttttaaattattattttaagtcATATGCTATGTTATTTGTAAAACTTTtctaaaagatttttttttgcaagtcaaggttcttttaattaatttttgtggTGTGTGTGCTTGTTATAGATACTGAATGTGGCAGTGTAAAGGTTGCAGTTCAAAGACCTCAACTAGATGTCAGTTACTAAAACATTATAGGTTAAAACATCCTCAATATGGGCGTAGGCACCCATATCCTTGCCCATATACTAGTTGTCCATGTACATTCAAGTCATGGAATGCACTTAGATCACACCTTTGTAGAGTCCATAACAGAGACTCATCTCAGCGAACAACATCATTGGCTACATTCAGATGTCAAGTTTGTTTATTCGCTGAACTTGGCAATGATAAGGAATATTTCAGTCACATAAATCTGCATCTTAAATCCCATGAAACCATCTCCTGTATGTTCAAAGATTGTACATTCACGTCAAATATTTATGGGACATTTAAATCGCATAAAAATAGAAAGCACCTTGCTTATTCTTACAGTGATTTTAAACCTGGAATAGTTACAGTAAGAGACAGTCCTGAAATTTCAAGCCTTCCAGATGAACATGAAGAAGGTGCAGAATTCGAAGAAGTGCTCTATACTTTTCAGACAGAAGAAAGAGATGAGAAGGCAATAGAGGAGAGATTAGCAGCAGTGCTACTTAAGCTTGAAAATGTACTCCATGTTCCCAGCAGTGTAGTCGATGAGCTTTTACAGGACTTGCACTTCCTTATGAGTTCTGCTTCTCTGCCTGCATTACATGCCATAGTTTCAGATTTCTGTACCAAGCATAATCTTGGTCTTAATGAGGCAGAAATTGCGGAATTGGCCTCTGCAGCATGTGTCTCTAACCCCTTGACAAAATCTATaggagcacagggcccacttaGTACTGCTTTTAAGCGGAAAAAATACTTCAAAGACAAGTTCCAAGTAGTTGAACCAGTGGAGTATGTTTTGAACAAGGACAGCAAACATACCTACCAATATGTACCATTACTGCAGTCATTGCAGCAGCTCCTTAGCAAAGATGGTATCATTGATGTACTAGCAAACTGTAGTGCTCACTCAAATGAAACTGCAGAAGAATACAAGTCATTTCAAGATGGAGagttttttaaacaaaatcagTTCCTATCTGAAGGGGAGTTGAAACTCTGTGTCACTCTTTATATTGATGACTTTGAAGTTTGTAATCCTCTAGGAACTTCTAGAAAGAAGCACAAACTTTGTGCTGTGTACTGGATTTTAAGCAACTTACCCCCAGGTCAGCAGTCCTCTTTGTCATCCATCTATTTGGCTTTGCTGTGTAAAAGTAGCCATATCAAAATTTATGGATATGGTAAAGTGCTTGAACCTCTCTTGCATGATTTGGTTGTATTGGAAAATCATGGAGTATTTGTCTCACAGATTGGAAAAAATGTTAAAGGCACAGTACAGTGTGTAGTTGCGGACAATCTGGGTGCCCATGGGCTTGCAGGCTTTGTAGAGAATTTTTCTGGACACTATGTTTGTCGATTTTGCACAGGGAGTTTCAGTGACTTTCAGTCCAAGCAGGTTCTGTCAGGAGATTTTATTCTAAGATTTAAAGAAAGCCACAATGAACATGTGAAAAGTGCAGAGGAGAGTGGAAAACCTTGTGTTGGAGTAAAAAGGGCATGTGTGCTGACAGAGAATCTTTCTCATTTTGATGTCACAACTGGATATCCTCCTGACATACTCCATGATCTGTTTGAGGGTATTGTTCCAGTGGAACTTGCACAGTGTCTGCGTATGTTAATGTCCAAAAAATACTTTTCTTTGGATACTCTAAATAAGGTAATCCTCAGTTTCCCCTACAAGGGAGATGATAAAACAAACCGTCCCCATATTGTGCCACAGTCATTTAAAAAGAACAACACAATTGGTGGCAATGCTGCTGAAAACTGGACTCTCTTAAGGTTGTTGCCTTTCATGATTGGAGATGTTATACCTGAAGGGGAGTCAGTGTGGGAGATTATCTTGGATTTAAAAGAGATAGTGGAACTTGCTGTTGCCCAGGTACATACAGAAGAATCCATTGGATATCTTCAGTGCAAaatttctgatcacaggcagaaaTACCAAGAAGCATTTCCTAATCAGAGACTTTTGCCAAAACATCACTACTTGGAGCATTACCCTCACATGATCCGGTGTTTTGGCCCTTTGGTTGGCCTGTGGACCATGCGATTTGAGGGTAAACAcaggttttttaaaaatgttgctCATCATACCAAGTGTTTCAAGAATGTTGCTTTAACACTGGCAAAGAAACACCAGCTGATGATTGCCTATCACTTACACTCATCGACTCCACGTAAACCTGGCTTTGAAGTTTCAGGTGCATCAAGAGTTCCTCTTGAGGTGCTAAAAGATGAAGTATTATTGCCTATCCAGCAGATGTACCCAAGCATAACAGAAGTAGACATGGCTAAAAGTGCAGATTGCAAAGGGATCTGCTATAGAACCGGAATGATAGTAATCTGTGAATTTACTGATGGACTGCCTGAATTTGGACAGATAATTAGGATATGTGTACTTCAGGATACAGTTAATTTCATAGTCAAGAAGTTCTCAGCTTGGTTTAGGGAGCACTACCGGGCCTTTGAACTGCAACCATGTCCAACTGGTAAAATGTTCCTGATAGCACATGATGCCCTGCCAGAGAAGTACCCACTACATGACTACTTCGTTGGGCCACTCAGACTGGTTACATTTAAAAGATATCCTTATATCAGAAGTAGGTGTTTTTAAACAGCTTTTGTTACTAACCTTTCTAAATGTACAATTATCACTAGCATGACCACCTAACACTAATTTTTCACTTGTGTGTACAAGTCTGTATAATGACTTGTTTCAGTGCATGCATGAACATCTTGTCACTGGCTGGATGTGAAAGTCTATCGTAGTTAAGGGATACTGAACTGGTGCACACTGTAGTAGCAGGAATTTGGTGGTGTTTGATCACAGTTGAATTTTGTTGATATTTAGTCTGAAATGTGGAAACAGTAGCAGATAGTATTCGAAACATTTGACACTCTTTAACCACAGTAAATACACAGTACAAAAGATTTtgtatttacatacattttggAGCAAATATCAAGTCTCATTCAAGCATCATGGCAAAGCAGTTGTATAGAATTGCTTTAATTACAGTGGTCTGAAGCGAACACTGCTAACAGAAGCAATTTAAGCTGTTAAGGTGGGCACATCTTTTCCATCCTACAGCAACCTTAGCTTCACTTGCCATTCTAACATCTTTGTCTCAAATTTgactttattctttttttttccttttttttaggTTGAAGTATTTGCATGATGGCCGCACCTGTGAAACTGCGGATTGTCTTTGGTGCTAATAATGCTGAAAAGTTGACCATAGAATCGGGCATGCCAAAGTCTGTGGACGATCTTTCAAATGAGATCAAACGTCAGTTTGATATAGAGGGGGACATTAGACTCCAGTACATGGACAGCGACTTTGATAATAACTTTGTAAACCTTAGTCAAATTAGTGATATACAAGACAAGAGTACAGTGAAAGTCATCTCATTGTCAGATGCTTCAGATGTCAGTCAAGGCTGTTTGAACCAGAGTGGTGAAGGCACATCTTCATCCTCTAATGACACAATCATACTCCCCTCCCCTGACTCAGCAATTGCTCGATCGCAGTGGCCTACAGACTTTCAAATACCTACATTTCCATATGATGTGGAGATGCAACTTCAAAGTGCAAACCAGGCCTTCATGTCAAGCAGAGTTCTCCTAAACCCCGGCCACAAACTGAAGTCAGACATCTTGGAAAGTCTGGTTGAGCAAATAATTAAGTTCAAGGCATATCCTTCAAATTTGGAAATAGAATCTGTTGCTGAAGCTTTAATCAAAGCTCACCCATGTTTGAGGGAACAAGGATCCTCTAGTGGTTACTATGGATGGAAAATTAGCCTCAAGTACAAGATGGCTAACTATAGGACAAAGCTAAGAAACTTGGGCTGCCCAGAGATGAGCATTAATTCCCTCAAGAACAAACCTGCAGATAAGTGCCAGCCGGCCTATAACGTTAAAAAACCAAGAAAGGCAGAAGTAAATTTCTGCCCCCCCTATCCTGCTGGAGAGACCCAGGACAGCCTTGAAGGCGAAAGAGTGTCACTGTTGTCCGAGGTCAAAAAAAGACGCAACAATGCAGTTATCAAGGAGAAGATAGCCAAGACCTTTGCGTATAGGAGACAGGAGGTAGTCAGGGACAAACCCATGATTGCAGAGTTCAAGACCAGATGGCCAGGACTGTTTACTGTGCCTGAGGTATAAACTGCTTCTTAAAACATCCATAATCAATGTTATATAATGCATCAAATGATAGTGTGAAAGAATTATAGAATACAGTAACATCATGTTACATGGTATTTTTACTAAAATATTAGTATACACCAATGACAGGTTCtttgtgtacatttatttaaaggtGGAAGCAGAATTTTTAAGGATTACCACTGTTCCCCTCATCACAACGTTTTTTGCACAACTTGACCACCATGCTGATCAGCTCATCAGAGTGCTGAAGAAGACGGGTGGATCTAAAGGGAAGAAAATTGACCTCACCTTTGCCCCGACTGCACAGGTATAGTGTTCTTCTTTATAGAACACATTTAGGAATAAGTAAATTTGGTCTAGTCTGTGTTGCCATTTGTCAGAAACCAATAACATCTGCAAATGCACCGCATATGAATCTAAAATTTATTTGATTGTATTTCACAAAGCTTCTGAGATTAACAGCGAATTTTTTCCCTTTAAACAAATTTCTATTTTGCATTTACACTACGTACTATGGATAAATAACCAGAATTTTGAGGAAACTTATGTAGTGACATTCAGAAGGACCAATCAAAGTTACAAGCAACAAAAGAACAGAACTACTCTTATTGCATAGTACCACCAACACGCTGATCATTCACTCTGCAGTTTCCTCAAAAAGCTTCccttttcactttttttctcTAATTGGGAGTATAGGCCTGTCGCAATGGTCAATATATTGACCTTTCGCATGATATATGTAAAGGAGCGTGATCGTTTTTGGTGCTGCGATTATTGCCACTGATAATATTTCATTAGAGGATAAGGTATATTTGTTCACATTTCTCATTCCAGTATCTAAATATTCTTACGAATAAAATGTTCTTTGAAAGAGTACTTGcattataatgttattttatcattatacAGTCATTGTGCAATCAGTGGcataaaaaggtcttaaaatgGCAATAATTTCATTTATCTCAATTAATTGTAGTGCAAAATATTGCACAACAAAGAGTAGTTTTCGTGACAGCCCTACTTCAGTGTATTCTGTAATTAAGTAATCATTGAACATTATCATAACCATTGATAATGTTTGTATAAGTACAGTAAATGGTCATTGTACATGTGCCTACTTTTATAGTTAAAGTTTCACCCATTTCCAATAATTTTAAAAGTGTAATAGgtttattgtatttatgttGATGCTGCTTTTTTCCTATTTAGAATGAAACTGTTGAAAAGAAGAGGGAGTGCCTCCTCAGGGCACTTTGTATCTATCTAAATGAAGATCCAAGCAGTCTCTTCCAAGAGTATCTGGTAGGTAATACTAACAATTACTGCAGCAGTAACAGTATCCTACGGCTTTTAATTATATCACAATATCCATGCAGCATTGTGGGATGTGGCTTTTAGGAATGGCAATTTTGGTCTAGACCGAAATCACGATTTATGGCAGAGTTGCTATATTAGAAGACATTAGGTCATACAGGTGTACTTAAttaagtggccagtgagtgtataaATTGTGAGAAATCAAGTTAGTAAAGCACTATTTTTGGAGAAAATTGCAATGCAAATGAGTTCTTTGGAATTATGTAATTGGCTGGTGATTTCATTGTTGTCTTGTGTGTGTGGAAAGGATTCAGATGGCAGTGCTGCCCAGAGGGACCTTGAACAAGTTGTCTTTGGCATCTACAGTATTAATGCTGAGGGAGGGGATGGCACCAACACTCCAGTTGATGTTGGAATAGTGATTGAGGGTGTTGAAGTGCTTCAGGGCTTGGGAGACATCGCTTCTGCATGTGCACTCTTAATGGGTGTCATATATGCAATGAACCTCAGTTATCCTCAGGAACTGAAAACGTTCTTTGAGGTGCTTCAGAAAATCTTCCTCCAGCTGGATACTACCAGACTCTCAACCAAGGTACAGATGCTTAAAAACAAACTGTATGAGTGAACATTGAGCATGTGTGCGTTTAACATGAAGGCCTGCTTTGCACTTGAAACAATTTAATTGAAAAACACTTAAGTTTACatacctttttttctttctttcttttttgtgtgGCACGCACCACTGTTCTGGGTGACATGTTTCTTTGTCATGTGAAGCGTGTccagattttttattattttttctacagCATTAATGCTGAGGGAGGTGATGCCACCATCACTCCATTTGATGTTGGATAGTGGTGTGACATGCACATGTTCTGGGTGACATTTCTTTTTCATGTGAAGTGTTTACAGATGCTTAAAAAACTGTATGAGTGAACCAATGTTGAGCACTTAAAAATTTGTGGCATTAACATAAAGGCCTGCTTTGCACTTGAAATCAGTTAATTGAAAAAACACTTGAAAGATTAttaccttttctcttttttttgtgaCATGCACCACTGTTCTGGGTGGCATGCAGTGTCCAGAgttgttgtttatttattttttttaaaggtaaagATAACCAAATATCAATGCTGCCACTCATGGGTAtgtttaacagttttttttccttttgtaaaacaaaatttgatAAACCCTTGTGTTGGTGAATAAAGGAACTAACAAATGTTGAGTTGAGTTTACTGAAGTAATTTGTGTGGAACCTGTTGACAAACTACAGTTAATTCAACCTAATTAGTAAAAATTAAAGTTAgttaaagcattttattttgattaattAAGCTTGAATTGAATGTTTTGTTGTAAAGTCATTAGTTTACTTTGAATAGACAAATATGTAATATGCAACTTCTAAACAAATTTTGTTAGTTCATATAACAACTGACTTTAGTTAGTTAAACT
This window of the Paramormyrops kingsleyae isolate MSU_618 chromosome 1, PKINGS_0.4, whole genome shotgun sequence genome carries:
- the LOC140577636 gene encoding uncharacterized protein; this encodes MPKSVDDLSNEIKRQFDIEGDIRLQYMDSDFDNNFVNLSQISDIQDKSTVKVISLSDASDVSQGCLNQSGEGTSSSSNDTIILPSPDSAIARSQWPTDFQIPTFPYDVEMQLQSANQAFMSSRVLLNPGHKLKSDILESLVEQIIKFKAYPSNLEIESVAEALIKAHPCLREQGSSSGYYGWKISLKYKMANYRTKLRNLGCPEMSINSLKNKPADKCQPAYNVKKPRKAEVNFCPPYPAGETQDSLEGERVSLLSEVKKRRNNAVIKEKIAKTFAYRRQEVVRDKPMIAEFKTRWPGLFTVPEVEAEFLRITTVPLITTFFAQLDHHADQLIRVLKKTGGSKGKKIDLTFAPTAQNETVEKKRECLLRALCIYLNEDPSSLFQEYLDSDGSAAQRDLEQVVFGIYSINAEGGDGTNTPVDVGIVIEGVEVLQGLGDIASACALLMGVIYAMNLSYPQELKTFFEVLQKIFLQLDTTRLSTKVQMLKNKLYE